From the bacterium genome, the window GGCCGCCTGGCGTTCCTCAGGGCTCAGGTAGGCATTGCGGGAGCTGAGCGCCAGGCCGTCGTCCTCCCGAACCGTCGGGCACACTCGGATGACGACCCCGGTGTCGAGGTCGTGCGCCAGGCGCCTGACCACCGCCACCTGCTGGGCATCCTTTTGGCCGAAGTAGGCGCGGTCCGGTTCGACGGCGCCGAAAAGCTTGGCCACCACAGTGGCGACGCCCTCGAAATGACCGGGTCGCGCCGCGCCCTCGAGGCGCTCGGCAAGGCCCCCAACCAGCACCCGCGTGCTCGCCCCAGGTGGGTACATCGCATCCGCCGACGGCCTGTAGACGGCGTCCACCCCAGCCCGGCCCAGCAGCTCCCCATCACGGTCGGGATCGCGCGGGTAGCGCTCGAAATCCTCGCCCGGCCCGAATTGAATCGGGTTGACGAACACGCTCACCACCACCTTCGCGTTCTCGCTGCGCGCCTGCTCCACCAGGCTGAGGTGGCCGGCGTGCAGTGCGCCCATGGTCGGAACCAGGCCGATCGAGCGGCCTTCCCGGCGCCACCGGCGCGCGGCCTCGCGCATCGCGTCGGGAGCATCCAAGACGGCGGGCTCTTTACCCGGCGCCGTACTTGACCTCGTCTCGCTCCCCCGCCGGCGCGGCGCCGTTGGCCGAGTAGGCGTGCTCCGGCCCGGGGAACACCCCGCTGCCGACCTCCTGGGCGAACGTTTCAGCCGCTTGGTGGATCTCCCCGGCGAGGTTGGCGTACCGCTTGACGAACTTGGGCGCCTTGCCCGTGGTCAGACCGAGCATGTCGTGGAAGACCAGGACCTGACCGTCGGTGCCCGAGCCCGCGCCGATGCCGATGGTCGGGATGCGCAAGGCTTGCGTGACGCGTGTCGCCAGGTCACCAGGCACCCCCTCGAGGACCAGGCTGAACGCCCCGGCCTGCTCGAGCTCCTCGGCGTCAGCCAGGATGCGTGCCGCCTGCGCCTGGCTCTTGCCCTGCACCTTGAAGCCGCCCATCTGGTGGACGAATTGAGGCGTCAGGCCGAGGTGACCCATGACCGGGATGCCGAGCTCGGTCAGGCGCCGGGTGATCTCGACGCTCCTGCCGCCACCCTCGAGCTTCACGGCATGCATGGCGCCCTCCTGCAGGAAGCGCCCGGCGCTGGTGATCGCCT encodes:
- a CDS encoding pantoate--beta-alanine ligase yields the protein MREAARRWRREGRSIGLVPTMGALHAGHLSLVEQARSENAKVVVSVFVNPIQFGPGEDFERYPRDPDRDGELLGRAGVDAVYRPSADAMYPPGASTRVLVGGLAERLEGAARPGHFEGVATVVAKLFGAVEPDRAYFGQKDAQQVAVVRRLAHDLDTGVVIRVCPTVREDDGLALSSRNAYLSPEERQAAMCLSSALRLAGAAYAAGERRPGELRAVLLAGIQVEPLARVDYAELVDLETFVAPGFLAVLAVRIGHTRLIDNHDLSQPFPG
- the panB gene encoding 3-methyl-2-oxobutanoate hydroxymethyltransferase — encoded protein: MTTVLDVQRFKDEHRRFAVLTAYDYLSARILDEAGIPILLVGDSLGMVMLGYPTTLPVTLDEMLHHAKAVARGSRQALLVGDLPFMSYHASVEQAITSAGRFLQEGAMHAVKLEGGGRSVEITRRLTELGIPVMGHLGLTPQFVHQMGGFKVQGKSQAQAARILADAEELEQAGAFSLVLEGVPGDLATRVTQALRIPTIGIGAGSGTDGQVLVFHDMLGLTTGKAPKFVKRYANLAGEIHQAAETFAQEVGSGVFPGPEHAYSANGAAPAGERDEVKYGAG